From Streptomyces sp. NBC_01754, a single genomic window includes:
- a CDS encoding SCO4402 family protein, with the protein MDGMPLNDMPWWRWRAHVRSALHMLSDPVFHQECWLAGQEGYGDVTDAVYRLVEDTWLDNWSAEKYVGTIFRDSAEAALVDVAALRVLRIMHQIGADAPVSTYLEHPGWPEAVVAAREAHVLLATNDAEDPDVPPRSLDVLRIMTRSA; encoded by the coding sequence GGCGCTGGCGCGCCCATGTGCGCTCGGCGCTGCACATGCTCTCCGATCCCGTCTTCCACCAGGAGTGCTGGCTGGCCGGCCAGGAGGGGTACGGCGACGTGACAGACGCCGTGTACCGCCTGGTCGAGGACACCTGGCTCGACAACTGGTCCGCGGAGAAGTACGTCGGGACGATCTTCCGCGACTCCGCCGAGGCCGCCCTGGTGGACGTCGCCGCGCTGCGGGTGCTGCGCATCATGCACCAGATAGGCGCCGACGCCCCGGTCTCCACCTATCTGGAGCACCCCGGCTGGCCGGAGGCCGTGGTGGCCGCCCGCGAGGCCCATGTGCTGCTCGCCACCAACGACGCCGAGGACCCGGACGTCCCGCCCCGGTCGCTGGACGTGCTCCGCATCATGACCAGATCGGCCTGA
- the purU gene encoding formyltetrahydrofolate deformylase: MTAPQPADSVTAAASETVSEQYVLTLSCPDKQGIVHAVSSYLFMTGCNIEDSQQFGDHDTGLFFMRVHFSADSTVDVSKLRASFAAIGDSFRMEWQIHRASERMRVVLMVSRFGHCLNDLLFRSGTGALPVEIVAVVSNHTDFAELVASYGIPFRHIPVTRDTKPEAEAQLLELVRGENVELVVLARYMQVLSDDLCKELSGRIINIHHSFLPSFKGAKPYHQAHARGVKLIGATAHYVTADLDEGPIIEQEVERVGHGVTPDQLVAVGRDVECQALARAVKWHAERRILLNGRRTVIFP; encoded by the coding sequence ATGACCGCGCCGCAGCCTGCCGACTCCGTTACCGCCGCTGCCTCGGAGACCGTCTCCGAGCAGTACGTCCTCACGCTCTCGTGCCCCGACAAACAGGGCATCGTGCACGCCGTGTCGAGCTATCTCTTCATGACGGGCTGCAACATCGAGGACAGCCAGCAGTTCGGCGACCACGACACCGGTCTCTTCTTCATGCGTGTCCACTTCTCGGCGGACAGCACCGTGGACGTCTCCAAGCTGCGGGCCAGCTTCGCCGCCATCGGCGACTCGTTCCGGATGGAGTGGCAGATCCACCGCGCCTCCGAGCGGATGCGGGTGGTGCTGATGGTCAGCAGGTTCGGGCACTGCCTCAACGACCTCCTGTTCCGCTCCGGCACCGGCGCGCTGCCGGTCGAGATCGTGGCCGTGGTCTCCAACCACACGGACTTCGCCGAGCTCGTCGCCTCGTACGGCATCCCCTTCCGGCACATCCCGGTCACCAGGGACACCAAACCCGAGGCGGAGGCGCAGCTGCTGGAGCTGGTGCGCGGGGAGAACGTCGAACTGGTGGTCCTGGCGCGCTACATGCAGGTGCTCTCCGACGACCTCTGCAAGGAGCTGAGCGGCCGGATCATCAACATCCACCACTCCTTCCTGCCGAGCTTCAAGGGCGCGAAGCCGTACCACCAGGCGCATGCGCGGGGGGTGAAGCTGATCGGCGCCACGGCGCACTACGTGACCGCCGACCTGGACGAGGGCCCGATCATCGAGCAGGAGGTCGAGCGGGTCGGGCACGGCGTCACCCCGGACCAGCTCGTCGCCGTCGGACGGGACGTGGAGTGCCAGGCGCTGGCCCGGGCCGTCAAATGGCACGCGGAGCGCCGCATCCTGCTCAACGGCCGCCGTACGGTGATCTTCCCCTGA
- a CDS encoding zf-HC2 domain-containing protein: MSDTAGGGRDDEDRGTRRIPRPRVTAEDRAAPSEGEAVPVLTHQVLTSLLGAWALSACSAEEAAAVEEHLTGCARCAEEAYRLRDAVGLLHTDGSLDLDPTLRARVLESCLGRRPARIPVPSWAAPYDTETARLDALLRDFGDAEWHAPVRLRWFEDERQARRKTTVAGVIGHLTAVDGLVSAALGLDDPLGSGEKPLSPSERTETYWAAAYPPPTRAVREPWRDQGHTLVRTVSFAGRGVGELSVPYGGFALPLQDALLERAFECWVHGGDIATAVDYPYKPPAGPHLHLMIDLAARLLPATLAGRRRAGLAAPARRLVTAGSPGRSLHLEVEGRGGGDWYIALDSPAAVGSPDHVVAQVALDGVEFCRLVAGHVPPVEAAAGQEGDREAIGDVLSAAASLSRL; encoded by the coding sequence ATGAGCGACACCGCCGGCGGCGGCCGCGACGACGAAGACCGGGGTACCCGGCGCATACCGCGGCCGCGGGTCACCGCGGAGGACCGGGCGGCTCCCTCCGAAGGGGAGGCCGTCCCGGTCCTGACCCACCAGGTGCTCACGTCACTGCTCGGCGCCTGGGCCCTGTCCGCCTGTTCCGCCGAGGAGGCGGCCGCGGTGGAGGAACACCTGACCGGATGCGCCCGCTGCGCGGAGGAGGCGTACCGGTTGCGCGACGCCGTGGGTCTCCTGCACACGGACGGCAGCCTGGACCTGGATCCGACGCTCCGCGCCCGGGTCCTGGAAAGCTGCCTGGGCCGCCGTCCGGCGCGCATCCCGGTCCCGTCCTGGGCCGCCCCGTACGACACGGAGACCGCCAGACTCGACGCCCTGCTGAGGGACTTCGGCGACGCGGAGTGGCACGCCCCGGTACGGCTGAGGTGGTTCGAGGACGAACGGCAGGCGCGTCGCAAGACGACGGTGGCCGGGGTCATCGGCCATCTGACGGCGGTGGACGGACTGGTCTCCGCCGCCCTCGGCCTCGACGACCCCCTGGGGAGCGGCGAGAAGCCCCTGTCGCCGTCCGAGCGGACGGAAACGTACTGGGCGGCCGCTTATCCGCCGCCCACCCGCGCCGTCCGGGAGCCCTGGCGCGACCAGGGGCACACCCTGGTACGCACGGTGTCCTTCGCGGGGCGCGGCGTCGGTGAACTCTCGGTCCCGTACGGCGGTTTCGCTCTTCCGCTCCAGGACGCGCTGCTGGAGCGGGCCTTCGAGTGCTGGGTGCACGGCGGCGACATCGCGACCGCGGTGGACTACCCCTACAAACCGCCCGCCGGACCGCATCTGCACCTGATGATCGACCTGGCGGCCCGGCTGCTGCCCGCCACACTCGCCGGACGCCGCCGCGCGGGGCTGGCCGCACCGGCCCGCCGGCTGGTCACGGCGGGCTCACCGGGGCGCTCGCTCCATCTGGAGGTCGAGGGAAGGGGCGGCGGCGACTGGTACATCGCGCTGGACTCACCGGCCGCCGTGGGCTCGCCCGACCACGTGGTGGCGCAGGTCGCCCTGGACGGCGTGGAGTTCTGCCGGCTGGTCGCCGGGCACGTACCGCCGGTGGAGGCGGCGGCCGGGCAGGAGGGCGACCGTGAGGCGATCGGCGACGTGCTGTCCGCCGCGGCGTCCCTCAGCCGGCTCTGA
- a CDS encoding RNA polymerase sigma factor, with the protein MAKDAPPRWDRRMQQRLARGEAAALGELYDRFAPLVHSQAHRMLDDEQAADLVTREVFAYVWENPDAYDPQQGPMRSWVARLTHRRSVERLRATHGDAEGPDPDTDDQELEHRVRKATAAARADYIVASMPASLRSALELAYVQRRDYRQAAADLGVTGDEARRRLRLGLQLLSTANPGPPEESAPPGHGPAS; encoded by the coding sequence ATGGCGAAGGACGCACCACCGCGCTGGGACCGCCGCATGCAGCAGCGGCTGGCGCGCGGCGAGGCGGCGGCCCTCGGCGAGCTCTACGACCGCTTCGCCCCGCTCGTGCACAGCCAGGCGCACCGCATGCTCGACGACGAACAGGCCGCGGACCTGGTGACCCGGGAGGTCTTCGCCTACGTGTGGGAGAACCCCGACGCCTACGACCCCCAGCAGGGCCCGATGAGGTCGTGGGTGGCACGGCTCACCCACCGCCGGTCGGTGGAGCGGCTCCGCGCGACGCACGGCGACGCCGAGGGACCGGACCCGGACACCGACGACCAGGAACTGGAGCACCGGGTGCGCAAGGCCACCGCCGCGGCACGCGCCGACTACATCGTGGCCTCGATGCCCGCCTCCCTGCGATCGGCCCTGGAGCTCGCGTACGTCCAGCGCCGCGACTACCGCCAGGCCGCCGCCGACCTCGGGGTCACCGGTGACGAGGCCCGGCGCCGGCTGCGGCTGGGGCTCCAGCTCCTCTCCACCGCGAACCCCGGCCCGCCGGAGGAGTCCGCGCCGCCCGGACACGGACCCGCGTCATGA
- a CDS encoding STAS domain-containing protein has product MTLKVDETEQGVWTVLRIRGELDLASSPVVRQSVHGAVAEGRHDVVLDLSGVFFCDSSGVNVLIAARRLMKSCGGRLRLILPARGAEDGSHVNKVLAALGVRRLFEVYPDAGAATDGVSRPLTA; this is encoded by the coding sequence GTGACGCTGAAGGTGGACGAGACCGAGCAGGGCGTGTGGACCGTGCTGAGGATCCGCGGCGAGCTCGATCTGGCGTCCTCACCCGTCGTACGCCAGTCCGTCCACGGGGCCGTGGCCGAGGGGCGTCACGACGTGGTCCTCGACCTCTCGGGCGTCTTCTTCTGCGACTCCAGCGGCGTGAACGTCCTGATCGCCGCCCGCCGCCTGATGAAGTCCTGCGGCGGGCGGCTGCGGCTGATACTTCCGGCCCGCGGCGCCGAGGACGGCTCCCACGTCAACAAGGTGCTGGCGGCCCTGGGGGTGCGCAGGCTCTTCGAGGTCTACCCCGACGCCGGGGCGGCCACCGACGGGGTCTCCCGCCCGCTCACCGCGTGA
- a CDS encoding EF-hand domain-containing protein yields the protein MDSAEYERKIAHRFAAFDQDGNGYIDRADFDAAAARLLAEFGVRARCDKGQALYSGADAFWQGMAGIADVDGDQRVSRGEFVGGAVKRLRDNPERFAEIARPFLRAAIAVAGDDDPAGSAPVAAVERALRVLGAGEEVAGGAARSLDTDQDGRVAEAEAVAALSAYFTVIEPDA from the coding sequence ATGGACAGCGCAGAGTACGAGCGCAAGATCGCTCACCGTTTCGCAGCCTTCGACCAGGACGGCAACGGGTACATCGACCGTGCCGATTTCGACGCGGCGGCGGCCCGTCTGCTCGCCGAGTTCGGGGTCCGGGCCCGCTGCGACAAGGGCCAGGCGCTCTACTCGGGCGCCGACGCCTTCTGGCAGGGCATGGCGGGCATCGCCGACGTCGACGGGGACCAGCGCGTCAGCCGCGGCGAGTTCGTGGGTGGCGCCGTGAAGCGGCTGCGTGACAACCCCGAGCGGTTCGCGGAGATCGCCCGGCCCTTCCTCCGCGCCGCGATCGCCGTGGCGGGCGACGACGACCCGGCGGGTTCGGCCCCGGTCGCGGCCGTGGAACGGGCCCTGCGGGTACTGGGCGCCGGGGAGGAGGTCGCGGGCGGAGCGGCCCGGAGCCTGGACACCGACCAGGACGGCAGGGTCGCCGAGGCCGAGGCGGTCGCCGCGCTCTCCGCGTACTTCACCGTGATCGAACCGGACGCGTAG
- a CDS encoding ATP-binding protein, producing MQVLQVQLEVGPDPAEVGRARRWARSRLVGSGWEDDDSLAETLVLLISELVTNAVVHTGCPAVLRILFGSADPADPVDSSGRAGPAGTVRIEVADTSCRPPQPRHAEGGDTGGRGLELVDGLADRWGWQPEGAGKRIWCEIDRGVPAQAPAGPGEQPGALGARL from the coding sequence GTGCAGGTGCTTCAGGTTCAGCTGGAGGTCGGGCCGGATCCCGCGGAAGTGGGACGGGCCCGGAGATGGGCGCGATCACGGCTGGTCGGGTCCGGATGGGAGGACGACGACTCGCTCGCCGAGACGCTCGTCCTGCTGATCTCGGAGCTCGTCACCAACGCGGTGGTCCACACGGGCTGTCCGGCCGTGCTGAGGATACTGTTCGGTTCGGCGGATCCGGCTGACCCGGTTGATTCGTCGGGTCGGGCGGGGCCGGCGGGGACGGTCCGGATCGAGGTGGCCGACACCAGTTGCCGCCCGCCCCAGCCGCGGCACGCGGAGGGCGGGGACACCGGCGGCCGCGGACTGGAACTGGTGGACGGCCTGGCGGACCGCTGGGGCTGGCAGCCGGAGGGCGCGGGGAAGCGCATCTGGTGCGAGATCGACCGGGGCGTCCCGGCACAGGCACCCGCGGGTCCCGGCGAGCAGCCGGGAGCCCTGGGCGCCCGCCTCTGA
- a CDS encoding ribosomal maturation YjgA family protein, with protein MREKPQGRSSIPGAAVAVRAAAAAAAVLTVAAGLGVRSAAGGEVAEYAGDALYTVLIHTLVVVLVPRVRPLTAAGVALAFSWAVELAQLTGLPAELSRHSTAARLVLGSTFNAPDLLWYAVGAALAWAVHAGLASPRSPARC; from the coding sequence ATGAGGGAGAAGCCGCAGGGCCGTTCATCCATTCCCGGCGCCGCCGTCGCCGTCCGTGCCGCGGCCGCGGCCGCCGCCGTGCTGACCGTGGCCGCGGGGCTCGGCGTCCGTTCGGCGGCGGGCGGCGAGGTCGCCGAGTACGCCGGGGACGCCCTGTACACCGTACTGATCCACACCCTCGTGGTCGTCCTGGTGCCCCGGGTGCGTCCGCTCACGGCCGCCGGGGTCGCGCTGGCCTTCAGCTGGGCGGTGGAGCTGGCCCAGCTGACCGGCCTGCCCGCTGAGTTGTCCCGGCACAGCACGGCCGCCCGGCTGGTACTCGGCTCGACGTTCAACGCCCCGGACCTGCTCTGGTACGCGGTGGGTGCGGCCCTGGCCTGGGCGGTCCACGCAGGCCTGGCCTCCCCGCGCTCACCCGCGCGCTGCTGA
- a CDS encoding flavin-containing monooxygenase, giving the protein MPDSASASAALPAFADRTVDRPVYVIGGGPGGLAAAAALRERGVRAVVLEKSGAVGDTWRRHYERLRLHTTRRWSSLPGLAMPRRFGRWVSRADMVRYLEKYADHHELEVVTGVEVSRIERAADGTGWRLSATGGRVLTGRAVVVATGWNHTPRIPDWTGREDFTGTLLHAAEYREPGPYAGRDVLVAGIGNTGAEIAVDLVEGGAARVRIAVRTPPHIVRRSTAGWPAQATAVLVRRLPVLLVDAAGRLMSRISVPDLSAHGLPRPRKGLYSRVRQGAIPVQDVGLIAAVKSGRVVPVAAVESFDGDAVVLADGTRVTPDTVIAATGYERALEDLVGHLGVLDGRGRPVVHGARTPKQAPGLYFTGFTNPISGMLRELARDARKIAARLAEH; this is encoded by the coding sequence ATGCCCGACAGCGCATCCGCATCCGCCGCCCTGCCCGCCTTCGCCGACCGCACCGTGGACCGGCCGGTCTATGTGATCGGCGGTGGCCCCGGCGGCCTCGCCGCGGCCGCGGCCCTGCGGGAACGGGGCGTGCGGGCGGTGGTGCTGGAGAAGAGCGGGGCCGTGGGGGACACCTGGCGCCGCCACTACGAGCGGCTGCGTCTGCACACCACCCGGCGGTGGTCGTCGCTGCCGGGGCTGGCGATGCCGCGCCGGTTCGGCCGCTGGGTGTCCCGCGCGGACATGGTGCGCTACCTGGAGAAGTACGCCGACCACCATGAGCTGGAGGTCGTGACCGGCGTCGAGGTGTCCCGGATAGAGCGGGCCGCCGACGGGACGGGCTGGCGGCTGAGCGCCACCGGCGGGCGGGTGCTGACCGGCCGGGCGGTGGTCGTGGCGACCGGCTGGAACCACACCCCGCGGATCCCGGACTGGACCGGCCGCGAGGACTTCACCGGCACCCTGCTGCACGCCGCGGAGTACCGGGAGCCCGGTCCGTACGCGGGTCGGGACGTGCTGGTCGCGGGCATCGGCAACACGGGGGCCGAGATCGCCGTGGATCTGGTGGAGGGCGGCGCCGCCCGCGTACGGATCGCGGTGCGCACGCCCCCGCACATCGTCCGCCGCTCCACAGCCGGCTGGCCCGCGCAGGCGACCGCCGTCCTGGTGCGCCGGCTGCCGGTCCTCCTGGTCGACGCGGCGGGCCGGCTGATGAGCCGGATATCCGTCCCCGACCTCTCCGCCCACGGGCTGCCCCGGCCGCGCAAGGGCCTCTACTCCCGGGTCCGGCAGGGCGCGATCCCGGTCCAGGACGTCGGACTGATCGCCGCGGTGAAGAGCGGCCGGGTGGTCCCGGTGGCGGCCGTCGAGTCCTTCGACGGGGACGCCGTGGTGCTGGCGGACGGGACCCGGGTCACCCCCGACACGGTGATTGCCGCGACCGGCTACGAGCGCGCCCTGGAGGACCTGGTGGGCCACCTCGGCGTCCTGGACGGCCGGGGGCGCCCCGTCGTGCACGGTGCCCGCACCCCGAAGCAGGCACCCGGCCTCTACTTCACCGGGTTCACCAACCCGATCAGCGGGATGCTCCGCGAGCTGGCCCGGGACGCCCGGAAGATAGCCGCCCGCCTGGCCGAACACTGA
- the pspAB gene encoding PspA-associated protein PspAB, with amino-acid sequence MGLLDSILGRSKPVRPDLDQLFAVPSAALTLQAGTGFTPTGLGSVCFAGVEGGTFARIRQDVQELLDADTGRGGVPVEFSRDAYGYTWLLARQPADDTAALVNDLHAVNTLLQDGGFGPHLLCSLIGFRNAEGRRLALVYLYKRGTFYPFAPAEGAGERRDNQLELQVRAVLGGDLRLEDDLSRWFPVWGAPGL; translated from the coding sequence GTGGGCCTGCTCGACAGCATCCTGGGCCGCAGCAAACCGGTCCGGCCCGACCTCGACCAGCTCTTCGCCGTCCCCTCCGCCGCACTGACCCTCCAGGCCGGTACCGGTTTCACGCCGACCGGGCTGGGGTCGGTCTGCTTCGCGGGGGTGGAGGGCGGCACCTTCGCCCGCATCCGGCAGGACGTACAGGAGCTGCTGGACGCGGACACCGGGCGGGGCGGGGTCCCGGTGGAGTTCAGCCGGGACGCCTACGGCTACACCTGGCTGCTCGCACGGCAGCCGGCCGACGACACCGCGGCCCTGGTCAACGACCTGCACGCGGTCAACACCCTCCTCCAGGACGGCGGCTTCGGGCCGCACCTGCTCTGCTCGCTGATCGGCTTCCGGAACGCGGAAGGGCGCCGGCTGGCGCTGGTCTACCTCTACAAGCGCGGCACCTTCTATCCGTTCGCCCCGGCCGAGGGCGCCGGTGAACGGCGCGACAACCAGCTGGAGCTCCAGGTCAGGGCGGTGCTCGGCGGCGATCTGCGCCTGGAGGACGATCTGAGCCGCTGGTTCCCGGTGTGGGGTGCCCCGGGGCTGTGA